The Heliorestis convoluta genome includes the window GAATCTAAAAAAAATCACAAAGGTTCTTAGTTTATCAGTTGTAACAGCTCTTCTAGGTGCAGTTGCTGTAGGTTGTACAGGAGATGACGGACAAAGCAATACGGGAGAGGGTGGACTTTCTGGAACCGTTCAAGTAAGAGGTTCTGATACATTAGTGAACATGAGCCAGGCGCTTGCTGAAGAATTTATGGATAAACATCCTAATGTCAGTGTTGCTGTAACAGGTGGTGGTTCCGGAACAGGTATCTCTGCACTGATTAACGGGACTGCTGACATGTCCAATTCTTCTCGTGATATTAAAGAAAGTGAAATCGCTGATATCAAAGAAAAAACAGGAAAAGATGTTGCGGAATATACGATTGCCCTTGATGGCCTTGGTTTCATTGTACATAAAGACAGTCCCATTGATGCATTAACCATGGAACAGTTAAAAGGTATTTACACAGGAAAAATTACGAACTGGAGCGAAGTAGGTGGCCCCGATCAAAGAATAACGGCTCTAGCTCGAGAGACTTCTTCAGGAACACACGTTTTTGTTAAAGAATTTATTTTGGACAATGAAGAATATCGTCCCGATGCCCTTCTTCAAACTTCTAGTGCAACGATAGCGAAAGAAGTAGAAACAAACCAGGCAGCAATCGGTTATGTTGGTATGGGCTATCTCACCGATAAAGTGAAAACGCTGTCTGTAAAGAAAACGGAAGAAAGCGCTCCTGTGTTCCCTACCAATGAGGCCGTAAAAGATGGTTCTTATCCTGTTTCTCGTCCCCTTCATGTCTATGCTGCAGGTGAACTAGAAGGCGCTGCCAAAGCATTCATGGACTTTATGCTCAGTACAGAAGGACAGAAAATTATCGGTGAAATGGAGTTTGTTCCTATAAAATAGCAAGGGCAAAACGTAAAATAACTGCTTATGCATAGGTAGTACAAGAAAAGCTGCAGAATAGATTAAAAAAGCCTGCTCCATTGCCTCGAAAGGATGGGCAGGCTTTTTCATAAAATAGGACACTATACCAAGAATATTTTATCATAAATTACACATAACCCCCTTCTCTGTGCGTTTTCCTCGTAATTTGTCGAAATAACTATGAACTTAACATTTTCTTAATATAACCGTAACAGAAGTCTAATAAAGTCATAGTATCGTTTACGAGAGAGAGCAGGGTCTTTTTTGTGAAAAGGATCCTGGACATAACGAGGAGGGACATCTATTTCATGACCTATTTTAAAAAGGTTCGGAAATTTCTGGCAATTTCTGTTATAACAGCCATGGCTGGCCTTGTTGCAACAGGATGTACAGGCGAACCGATGGAGTCCATTAAAGTAAAAGGCTCTGATACAATAGTGAATATGACACAAGTCCTAGCAGAAGAGTTTATGATTCAAAATGATGTTAGTATTGCTGTAACCGGTGGCGGTTCTGGTACAGGCATTGCTGCTTTGCTTAATGGAACAGCTGATATAGCAATTACTTCTCGTGATATTAAAGAAAGTGAAATAGAAACCATTAAAGAGAAAACAGGAAAAGAAGTTGTAGAGTATACAGTTGCTCTTGACGGCTTAGCCTTTGTTGTTCATCCCGAAAACCCCATTGAAGAGTTAACGATGGATCAACTGAAAGATATCTATACCGGAAAGGTAACCAACTGGCTTGAACTCGGTGGACATGATCAAAATATTGTCGTTCTTGCCCGAGAAACATCTTCTGGCACCCACGTTTTTGTTAAAGAATTTGTTATGGCCAATCAAGAATATCGCCTGATGCCCTATTATTAACGTCTAGTGGCACCATTTCCAAAGAGATTGAAACAAATCGATCGGCCATTGGCTATATCGGTGTGGGTTATCTTACCGATACGGTTAACGCCATTTCTGTTAAGAAAAATGACGAAACTGATGCTATCTACCCTACAGAAGAAGTGATTAAAAATGGATCTTATCCTATTTCGCGTCCTCTTCACTTCTATACAGCCGGTATGGCAGAAGGTCTAGCCAAAGATTTCATTGACTACGTCTTAAGTGAAGAAGGACAACAAATCGTTGACGAGATGGAGTTTGTCTCCATTAAGTAAATATATCGTTACGATGATGAAAAGTTTTCATTCGGGTAGAGTCCGACTGCTCTGCCTTTTTTTTTCTGATAGCAGTTCCCCTTAATAGAGGAGGTAAAAGCATTGAATTCAAAGGAAGGCAACGTCGTTGAAGATGAATCGTTAAACAATAAGAAAAAACTTTCCAAATCCTCTTCCACGCGCCGGCGTCTGTGGGATATCTTTGAAAAATTTTCCGAAGGCCTTCTATTTGTGAGCGCTTTTATAGGCGTTATTACTGTTATTATGATTTTTTTATTCCTCTTCAAAGAGGCCGTTCCTCTGTTTCTCGATCCCCTTTCAGCACCTACGTTAGTTGAGAAAAACTGGTACCCCATTTCAAACCCTCATGTTTTTGGTCTCTGGCCATTAATTGCCGGTTCATTGCTTGTCACTTTTGGAGCCATTGTAATCAGCGTTCCACTGGGTGTGGGAGCGGCCATTTATCTTTCTATGGTAGCAAGTCCTAAGATGCGAGAGTTTTTGAAACCAACGATTGAAGTTCTGGCAGGGATTCCTTCCGTTGTATTAGGCTTTTTTGGCCTTGTTGTATTGGCGCCATGGATTCGAGACTTTTTTGGCCTTTCTACAGGACTAACAGCTTTAACAGGCTCGATTACGCTAGCGTTGATGGCTTTGCCAACAATTACGTCTATCTCAGAAGATGCTATTTCATCAGTGCCTCGCAAATACATGGAAGCTTCTTTAAGTATGGGAGCCACTCGTTGGCAGGCGATTGTTACAGTTGTAGTGCCTGCCGCCCTATCCGGGATTACGGCTGCTGTTATGTTAGGCATTGGACGAGCCATTGGAGAAACAATGACTGTTCTTATGGTAACGGGTAATGCTGCTATCATTCCTGGCTCGTTGTTAGAACCGGTTCGAACGATGACGGCTACCATTGCTGCTGAAATGGGTGAAGTCGCTCGAGGCAGTGAACATTACCATGCGCTCTTCGTCGTTGGTGTTGTTCTCTTTATGATTACCTTTGCTGTAAACTATATAGCAGATCTGGTCAGTAGGCGCATGAAGGAGGTTGAATAGCGATGTCACCGAAATTGCAAGAAAAAATTGCATTCAGTATTTTGCGGGCCATTGCTTTCTTCATTGTGCTCTGCCTAGCTGTTGTGCTTTGGGATATTTTCTCTAAAGGTCTTCCTGCTCTAACGTGGGAGTTTATCACAGAGAATCCTCGTCGTGGTATGACCGAGGGTGGTATCTTTCCAGCCATTGTAGGTACTTTCTATCTCGTTATGGGAACGATTCTTTTTGCATTGCCTATCGGTGTTATGACAGCTATCTACCTTGTTGAGTATGCAAGAGAGTCTTGGGCAACTCGTATGATCCGATTGGCTGTTGTTAACTTAGCAGGTGTGCCTTCTGTCGTTTTTGGTCTCTTTGGTTTAGGTTTTTTTGTACTCTTTTTAGGCTTTGGTGTCTCCATCTTGGCTGGTTCGCTCACGCTGGCCTTAATGATTTTGCCAGTTATTATTACAACTTCGGAAGAAGCATTGCGAACGGTTCCGCGAGGTTATAGAGAAGCGAGTCTGGCTTTAGGTGCAACAAAGCTACAGACAATCCTCTTTATTGTTCTACCCAATGCCATGCCGGGAATTCTGACAGGTTCAATTCTTGGTGTAGCTCGAGCCGCTGGTGAAACAGCCCCTATTTTGTTAACTGTTGCAGCCTTTTTCCTACCTAGATTGCCGAGCAGCATCTTTGATCAGGCCATGGCTTTGCCATACCACCTTTATGTGTTGGCGACACAAGTACCGCACGCCGATCAATCCATCCCCTACGGAACAGCGGCTGTTTTAATGATCCTCGTGTTAGGGTTAAATTTGGTTGCCATATTATTCCGATCTTATTTCCGTCGTATGCATAAAGTGTAGTGCGTAGACTGTAGGAGGATATAATGAGTAAAGTAAAAATTATGGCTGAAGACCTAAGTCTTTTTTATGGTGACTTTCAAGCACTTAAAAAAATTAGTTTAACGATGAAAGAAAAAGAAGTAACGGCTTTAATCGGACCTTCGGGGTGTGGAAAATCTACTTTTCTACGTTGTTTAAATCGTATGAATGATATAATTCCTACTTGTCATGTAGAAGGAAAACTAACCTTTGAAGGGGAAGATATATATCACCCGGACTGTGATGTTGTAGCCTTGAGAAAAAGAGTGGGGATGGTCTTTCAGGCGCCCAACCCTTTTCCAAAAAGTATCTACGAGAATGTGGCCTATGCCCCCAAATTACATGGTACAAAAGATCGAGCCCTTTTAGATGAAATTGTAGAAACATCGCTCAAACAAGCAGCTTTATGGGATGAAGTCAAAGATCGATTGAATAAGCCAGCCTTAGGCTTATCAGGTGGTCAACAACAGCGACTCTGTATAGCTCGTGCTCTCGCTATCAAGCCAGAAGTATTATTAATGGATGAACCTACTTCAGCGCTTGATCCAATTTCAACGTTGAAGATTGAAGAGTTGATTCGTGAATTAAAGCAACATTATACGATTATTATTGTTACACACAATATGCAGCAAGCGGCCAGGGTATCCGATAGAACGGCCTTTTTCCTTGTTGGTGATCTAGTGGAAGTTGATGATACGGAAGTTATCTTCACCAATCCAAAGGATCAAAGAACGGAAGACTATATTACAGGACGATTTGGTTAAATCAAAAGAAAGGGCGGAGCATATGGCAATTAGAACAGAGTTTGACCAGTCTTTACGAGATCTACAAGCCAAACTATTGAGAATGGGGACGCTGGTAGAAGAAGCGATTCATAAGAGTACAGAAGCTTTGATCAAACAAGATAATGCCCTGGCAGATGCAGTCATTGATGGTGACGATGTTTTAGATCGTCTTCATATGGAGATTGAAGATAGCTGTATGAAGTTGATTGCGATGCAACAACCCATGGCAAAAGATCTGCGTAAGATTAGCGCCGCTTGGAGAATCTCTGTTGAATTAGAGCGCATGGCCGACAACGCTGTGGATATTGCCAAATCATATCGACGCATTGCAGGTCAACTCTACATTAAGCCCTTGATTGATATTCCAATGATGTCTGAAATTTGTCAGCAGATGGTAAAAGGTGGTCTTGACGCCTACATCAAAGACGATAAAGAAATGGCCATTAAGATGAGTGAGCTTGACCATAAAGTAGATGCCCTTTATAAGCAGGTATTTCGTGAACTTCTTGCGATTATGCTAGAAGATCCGAAAACAATTGCTCAAGCGACTCATCTCCTCTTTATAGCCCGTCATTTGGAGCGTTTTGGCGATCATGCAACGAACATTGCTGAGTCTGTTGTCTATCTCGCAACAGGTGAACGAGCTTATCTAAACGAATAGCACAAAACTATAAAAAGCCGCCCTTTGAAAGAAAAGGGTGGCTTTTTTGTTTTTTTACATGTCGACAAAACCTGCAAGATCAGGCAATGGTGAATGATTTTTGAAGCTTTCGCACATAGATAAGCTGTAATGCCACTATTTCTGAGGAGAGAAGTAGGTTGAAAAAGCGAGAAATTGGCGTACTAGAACGGCCACCTTTAATAATTTCCTTGCCTTTAAGTTTACAGCATCTTTTTGCTATGTTCGGAGCTACTGTCTTGGTGCCTATGTTTTTTCAAGTGAATCCGGCTACCATATTACTCTTTAATGGAATTGGTACGCTCCTCTACTTGATTCTTTGCAAAGGTCAGATTCCTGCTTATCTAGGCTCTAGCTTTGCATTTATCTCTCCAGTACTACTCGTATTGCCTCAATATGGTTATGAAGCAGCCTTAGGAGCTTTTATTGTTGTAGGCATTATCTTCTCAATCGTTGCTATGATTATTGCTGTATCTGGAACAAAATGGATTGAAATTGTTTTTCCGCCTGCCGCTATGGGTGCTATCGTAACTGTCATTGGGTTGGAATTGGCGCCTGTGGCAGCTGATATGGCCGGCCTAACAGCAGAAGTGCTGGATCCTCAAGTCATAACAGTTTCCTTGTTTACCTTGGCTGTAACTGTAGTCGGCTCTTTGGTCTTTCGAGGCTTTCTTGCTGTAATTCCAATTCTGATTGGCGTTCTTGCAGGCTACTTTCTTGCCTTATTCTGGGGCATGGTTGATCTTCGATTGATTCAAGAGGCTCCTTGGTTGGCCATGCCAACGCTTTATAGACCTTCTTTTGAATGGGAAGCGATTGCGATTATTGCACCGGCTGCCCTCGTTGTAATTGCGGAACACATCGGTCATCTCGTCGTTACGGGTAATATCGTTGGAAAGGATCTATCGAAGGAACCGGGACTGCATCGCTCTTTACTTGGTAACGGCCTTTCGACGACACTTTCTGGTTTTTTTGGCTCTACACCGAATACAACCTATGGTGAAAACATTGGTGTAATGGCTATTACTAGAGTCTATTCAGTATGGGTTCTTGGTGGCGCAGCGATTATTGCCATTGTTTTATCTTTCGTGGGAAAACTAGCGGCTGCTATACAAACCATTCCTACAGCTGTAATGGGTGGTGTATCTTTGCTTCTCTTTGGCGTCATTGCAGCTTCCGGTGTGCGCATGCTAGTAGAGACAAATGTTAACTACTCAAAAGCAAGCAACTTAATTCTAACGTCTGTTGTTCTTGTCATCGGTGTGAGTGGCGCCAGACTTTCATGGGGTGCCTTTACTTTAAAAGGAATGGCTCTGGCTACGGTGGTGGCCATTTTACTAAGCTTACTTTTTCGTTTCTTAGAGATTAAAAAACTTACAAATGATAGTGTAGAGGAATAAATCATTGTATTTCTGCATAGAGCCCGGATTGACAATCGTCGGTCCGGGCTTTAACATTACTAAGGAAGCGCTGGGAAAAGAATAATAACTAGGGGGTCAATTCATGTCCCGGCTAACAATGGTTCCTCTTGGCAAAGAAGCAATGGTTCGTCGAAGACGAACAAACATATTAAAGATATCAACCTTTGTGGCACTCCTCTTTATCACGTTAAGCGCCGCCTGGTTGTTAAAAGGTGTTGTTACTTCTTGGTTTGTCAAAACAATTGTTGATACAGAGCCTGCTAGAATAGGTCAACTGGCTGATACTCGTGAACTGCCTGGATGGTTGATTCGAGATGAAGTGATTGTTAACGCACCTGTGACAGGAAGAATAGAGCCGCTTGTCGAGGATTATGAGCGTGTCAGATTGGGAACGACTGTAGCAAGAGTAAGAACTATCAATCCTTCAGGTATGGATATGGGAGAATGGGTTGAAATTACCTCACCCAGATCGGGTCTTGTGGTCTATGCAGTTGATGGGTTAGAAGATATTATGTCTGTTAGAATATTAGAAGAAAGAGAAGCCCATCAAATCTCTTCACTTCGAGAAAAAGAAAGAAGAATTGAAGCAAATCAGCTTATACAACAAGGACAACCTCTTTTTAAGATTATTAACAACCTCGATAAAGCCCACTTCTTAGCTCACTATAAAATACAAGAACTAGGAAGAGCATTGGTGCCAGGCGCTCGTGTTACTTTGGCCTTAAGCCCAGAAGGACCTACTTTCTCAGCTCGTGTCATTAATGTACGGGGTGGAGACGAAGCTTGGGTGCTTTTACAGCTTTCCAATCCTTCAGTCGATATCATGAAAGAGCGGAAAGTAAACTTCCAACTTGTCGATAAAATTCATCGTGGCATTGTTTTGCCAACGTCAGCTCTTGTTGAGAAAGACGGTCAAAGTGGAGTTCTGTTGAGCATCAAAAAACGTGCCCAGTGGAGACCTGTCGAAGTCATTGCTGTCATTGACAAGCAGATGGTTGTGCAAGGGATTGATGAAGGTCAACTTGTTGTCTTAAATCCTCAATATATTCAAGAAGGACAAGAAATCAAATAAGGGTTGATCCATAAAAAGTCAGAAAATAAAAATATAATAGAGACATATTTTTAAAAGAAATGTAGCAGGATTTTCCTTTTTCTGTGGCGAAATACGAAACAGGCTGAAGGGATTGAGCATAAATAATGGGTCATATTGAGAAGAATCTGGACCGTCTTCAACAAGAAATTCATGCAGCAGCTCATAGATCAGGGCGGAAGCCAGAAGAGGTTCGGCTCATTGCAGTGACAAAAAATGTTTCGATCGCAAGCATAGAGGAAGCGATTGCTGCCGGCGTT containing:
- a CDS encoding phosphate ABC transporter substrate-binding protein, whose product is MNLKKITKVLSLSVVTALLGAVAVGCTGDDGQSNTGEGGLSGTVQVRGSDTLVNMSQALAEEFMDKHPNVSVAVTGGGSGTGISALINGTADMSNSSRDIKESEIADIKEKTGKDVAEYTIALDGLGFIVHKDSPIDALTMEQLKGIYTGKITNWSEVGGPDQRITALARETSSGTHVFVKEFILDNEEYRPDALLQTSSATIAKEVETNQAAIGYVGMGYLTDKVKTLSVKKTEESAPVFPTNEAVKDGSYPVSRPLHVYAAGELEGAAKAFMDFMLSTEGQKIIGEMEFVPIK
- a CDS encoding substrate-binding domain-containing protein, with the protein product MTYFKKVRKFLAISVITAMAGLVATGCTGEPMESIKVKGSDTIVNMTQVLAEEFMIQNDVSIAVTGGGSGTGIAALLNGTADIAITSRDIKESEIETIKEKTGKEVVEYTVALDGLAFVVHPENPIEELTMDQLKDIYTGKVTNWLELGGHDQNIVVLARETSSGTHVFVKEFVMANQEYRLMPYY
- a CDS encoding substrate-binding domain-containing protein codes for the protein MGYLTDTVNAISVKKNDETDAIYPTEEVIKNGSYPISRPLHFYTAGMAEGLAKDFIDYVLSEEGQQIVDEMEFVSIK
- the pstC gene encoding phosphate ABC transporter permease subunit PstC, producing the protein MNSKEGNVVEDESLNNKKKLSKSSSTRRRLWDIFEKFSEGLLFVSAFIGVITVIMIFLFLFKEAVPLFLDPLSAPTLVEKNWYPISNPHVFGLWPLIAGSLLVTFGAIVISVPLGVGAAIYLSMVASPKMREFLKPTIEVLAGIPSVVLGFFGLVVLAPWIRDFFGLSTGLTALTGSITLALMALPTITSISEDAISSVPRKYMEASLSMGATRWQAIVTVVVPAALSGITAAVMLGIGRAIGETMTVLMVTGNAAIIPGSLLEPVRTMTATIAAEMGEVARGSEHYHALFVVGVVLFMITFAVNYIADLVSRRMKEVE
- the pstA gene encoding phosphate ABC transporter permease PstA — its product is MSPKLQEKIAFSILRAIAFFIVLCLAVVLWDIFSKGLPALTWEFITENPRRGMTEGGIFPAIVGTFYLVMGTILFALPIGVMTAIYLVEYARESWATRMIRLAVVNLAGVPSVVFGLFGLGFFVLFLGFGVSILAGSLTLALMILPVIITTSEEALRTVPRGYREASLALGATKLQTILFIVLPNAMPGILTGSILGVARAAGETAPILLTVAAFFLPRLPSSIFDQAMALPYHLYVLATQVPHADQSIPYGTAAVLMILVLGLNLVAILFRSYFRRMHKV
- the pstB gene encoding phosphate ABC transporter ATP-binding protein PstB, whose translation is MSKVKIMAEDLSLFYGDFQALKKISLTMKEKEVTALIGPSGCGKSTFLRCLNRMNDIIPTCHVEGKLTFEGEDIYHPDCDVVALRKRVGMVFQAPNPFPKSIYENVAYAPKLHGTKDRALLDEIVETSLKQAALWDEVKDRLNKPALGLSGGQQQRLCIARALAIKPEVLLMDEPTSALDPISTLKIEELIRELKQHYTIIIVTHNMQQAARVSDRTAFFLVGDLVEVDDTEVIFTNPKDQRTEDYITGRFG
- the phoU gene encoding phosphate signaling complex protein PhoU, producing the protein MAIRTEFDQSLRDLQAKLLRMGTLVEEAIHKSTEALIKQDNALADAVIDGDDVLDRLHMEIEDSCMKLIAMQQPMAKDLRKISAAWRISVELERMADNAVDIAKSYRRIAGQLYIKPLIDIPMMSEICQQMVKGGLDAYIKDDKEMAIKMSELDHKVDALYKQVFRELLAIMLEDPKTIAQATHLLFIARHLERFGDHATNIAESVVYLATGERAYLNE
- the uraA gene encoding uracil permease, which gives rise to MKKREIGVLERPPLIISLPLSLQHLFAMFGATVLVPMFFQVNPATILLFNGIGTLLYLILCKGQIPAYLGSSFAFISPVLLVLPQYGYEAALGAFIVVGIIFSIVAMIIAVSGTKWIEIVFPPAAMGAIVTVIGLELAPVAADMAGLTAEVLDPQVITVSLFTLAVTVVGSLVFRGFLAVIPILIGVLAGYFLALFWGMVDLRLIQEAPWLAMPTLYRPSFEWEAIAIIAPAALVVIAEHIGHLVVTGNIVGKDLSKEPGLHRSLLGNGLSTTLSGFFGSTPNTTYGENIGVMAITRVYSVWVLGGAAIIAIVLSFVGKLAAAIQTIPTAVMGGVSLLLFGVIAASGVRMLVETNVNYSKASNLILTSVVLVIGVSGARLSWGAFTLKGMALATVVAILLSLLFRFLEIKKLTNDSVEE
- a CDS encoding HlyD family efflux transporter periplasmic adaptor subunit, whose product is MSRLTMVPLGKEAMVRRRRTNILKISTFVALLFITLSAAWLLKGVVTSWFVKTIVDTEPARIGQLADTRELPGWLIRDEVIVNAPVTGRIEPLVEDYERVRLGTTVARVRTINPSGMDMGEWVEITSPRSGLVVYAVDGLEDIMSVRILEEREAHQISSLREKERRIEANQLIQQGQPLFKIINNLDKAHFLAHYKIQELGRALVPGARVTLALSPEGPTFSARVINVRGGDEAWVLLQLSNPSVDIMKERKVNFQLVDKIHRGIVLPTSALVEKDGQSGVLLSIKKRAQWRPVEVIAVIDKQMVVQGIDEGQLVVLNPQYIQEGQEIK